In Pseudofrankia saprophytica, one genomic interval encodes:
- a CDS encoding pyridoxal phosphate-dependent aminotransferase has protein sequence MTTFAPSAMAALIDRPVRYDLGESTCPPLTVGELVDPAGLKDVVLGYGTSRGDDELRRLIAEDAGIDADEVLVTVGAIEAMFLLAQAVCGPGDRAVVVTPCFPPARSVPEGLGARVDVVQSSFDDGYRLPLDALAAALDPSTRLVSVASPQNPSGVRLTDEELRALLALTGDRAPGAVVLVDETYHASTYGGAPVPPSAAARSPRVVTCASLSKAHGAPGLRIGWLTTTDVELAARLRAARFVSTIACPTVDELLAVQLLQHRAEVLAPRSARLEQALAELAAWAADQPVELVRPDGGALCCLRLAADRFPDDAVAGFHARLAALDTRVAPGSWFGEPDRVFRVGFGHLAAPDFTAALDRLATALAG, from the coding sequence ATGACGACGTTCGCGCCCAGCGCCATGGCCGCCCTGATCGACCGCCCGGTGCGGTACGACCTCGGCGAGAGCACCTGCCCGCCCCTGACCGTCGGCGAACTCGTCGACCCGGCCGGGTTGAAGGACGTGGTCCTCGGCTACGGCACCTCCCGCGGCGACGACGAGCTGCGCCGGCTGATCGCCGAGGACGCGGGGATCGACGCCGACGAGGTGCTGGTGACCGTCGGCGCGATCGAGGCGATGTTCCTCCTCGCTCAGGCTGTGTGCGGGCCGGGCGACCGGGCCGTCGTCGTCACCCCCTGCTTCCCGCCGGCGCGGAGCGTGCCGGAAGGCCTGGGCGCCCGGGTGGACGTCGTCCAGTCATCCTTCGACGACGGCTACCGCCTCCCGCTCGACGCGCTTGCCGCCGCGCTCGACCCGTCGACCCGGCTGGTGTCGGTGGCATCGCCGCAGAACCCGTCCGGCGTCCGGCTCACCGACGAGGAGCTGCGGGCGCTGCTCGCCCTGACCGGGGACCGCGCGCCCGGCGCGGTCGTCCTCGTCGACGAGACCTACCACGCGTCCACCTACGGCGGTGCGCCCGTCCCGCCGTCCGCCGCCGCCCGCTCGCCGCGGGTCGTCACCTGCGCGTCGCTGTCGAAGGCGCACGGCGCGCCCGGCCTGCGGATCGGCTGGTTGACGACGACCGACGTCGAGCTGGCCGCGCGGCTGCGGGCGGCGCGGTTCGTCAGCACGATCGCCTGCCCGACGGTCGACGAGCTCCTCGCCGTCCAGCTGCTGCAGCACCGCGCCGAGGTCCTCGCGCCGCGCTCCGCGCGGCTGGAACAGGCGCTTGCCGAGCTGGCCGCCTGGGCGGCGGACCAGCCCGTCGAGCTGGTCCGGCCGGACGGGGGCGCCCTGTGCTGCCTTCGCCTGGCCGCCGACCGGTTCCCCGACGACGCGGTCGCCGGCTTCCATGCCCGGCTCGCCGCGCTCGACACCCGGGTCGCCCCCGGCTCGTGGTTCGGTGAGCCGGACCGGGTCTTCCGCGTCGGCTTCGGCCACCTGGCCGCGCCGGACTTCACCGCCGCCCTCGACCGCCTCGCCACCGCCCTGGCGGGCTGA
- the ppc gene encoding phosphoenolpyruvate carboxylase: MTARDHRGEAGTGGDRNDPGSRDAGTFAGGVASDVRHAGVRAGVRRLGQLLGESLTRHEGADLLELVERVRALARGDDDDRDELHRVLADVDHPTAIVLARAFTAYFQLANITEQLHRARELADRPRGALEETGDRIAAAVAAGQLDPELPAQVVDRLELRPVFTAHPTEASRRSVLDVLRGIAELLDAADDPRAHPSRRAVVDRRLAEAVDVLWQTDEIRVERPKPTDEARSAAYYLTSIATDVLPDLLEELDGALSPVGAGLPITARPLRFGSWAGGDRDGNPNVTPAVTLDVLTLQHEFGIRVLLGTVDGLIKDLTASTLVVGVGDELLASLDADRAAHPEVYDRFIRLNAAEPYRLKCSYIRARLTATRDRLATGGAHTPGRDYLSPRELLDDLTMMHRSLAQNRGELVADGPLRRAIRVAAAVGMSLATLDIREHAERHHAALGALYDRLGELERPYAELDRAERIALLSRELAGRRPLSGAAAYVLAAPVLADPTGAGVLELFSTIRVALDRFGGDVIESYIVSMTRDVDDILAVVVLAREAGLVEIGPGTAPDGVSARARIGFVPLFETVAELRAAGRLLDGMLADPSYRAVVAARGNLQEIMLGYSDSSKDAGITASQWEIHRAQRELRDVARRHGVVLRLFHGRGGSVGRGGGPTGEAILAQPFGTLDGPIKVTEQGEVISDKYTLPQLARHNLEIALAAVLEASILHRESRQPANVLAEWDRTMEAVAESARGAYRSLVADPSLVPFFLAATPVDELGNLNIGSRPSRRPGGAGGLDDLRAIPWVFGWTQSRIILPGWFGVGTGLAAARAAGAGETLAEMYRSWHFFRTFLSNVSMTLAKTDLRIAADYVGTLVPPEQAGLFEVIRAEHERTVTEVLAVTGTSTLLEHTPVLQQTLEVRDLYLAPLHALQVSLLARSRADAQADPAGEIDPRLRRALLLTINGIAAGLRNTG, encoded by the coding sequence GTGACGGCCAGGGACCACCGCGGCGAGGCAGGGACAGGCGGCGACCGGAACGATCCCGGGAGCCGGGACGCCGGCACCTTCGCCGGCGGGGTGGCCTCGGACGTGCGGCACGCCGGGGTCCGCGCCGGCGTGCGCCGCCTCGGCCAGCTGCTCGGCGAGTCGCTGACCCGGCACGAGGGCGCCGACCTGCTGGAGCTCGTCGAACGGGTCCGCGCGCTCGCCCGCGGCGACGACGACGATCGCGACGAGCTGCACCGGGTGCTCGCCGACGTCGACCACCCGACGGCGATCGTGCTGGCGCGGGCGTTCACCGCGTACTTCCAGCTCGCCAACATCACCGAGCAGCTGCACCGGGCCCGCGAGCTGGCCGACCGCCCTCGCGGCGCGCTCGAGGAGACGGGCGACCGGATCGCCGCCGCGGTGGCCGCGGGCCAGCTCGACCCGGAGCTGCCCGCCCAGGTGGTGGACCGGCTCGAGCTGCGCCCGGTGTTCACCGCGCACCCGACCGAGGCGAGCCGCCGGTCGGTGCTCGACGTGCTGCGCGGGATCGCCGAGCTGCTCGACGCCGCCGACGACCCCCGGGCGCACCCGTCCCGGCGCGCGGTGGTCGACCGCCGGCTCGCCGAGGCGGTCGACGTGCTCTGGCAGACCGACGAGATCCGGGTGGAGCGCCCGAAGCCCACCGATGAGGCCCGCTCCGCCGCCTACTACCTGACCTCGATCGCCACCGACGTGCTGCCCGACCTGCTGGAGGAGCTGGACGGGGCGCTGTCCCCCGTCGGGGCCGGGCTGCCCATCACCGCGCGGCCGCTGCGGTTCGGCTCGTGGGCCGGCGGCGACCGGGACGGCAACCCGAACGTCACCCCGGCCGTGACCCTCGACGTGCTCACGCTGCAGCACGAGTTCGGTATCCGGGTGCTGCTCGGCACGGTCGACGGTCTCATCAAGGATCTGACCGCCTCGACGCTGGTCGTCGGGGTCGGCGACGAGCTGCTGGCCAGCCTCGACGCCGACCGGGCCGCCCATCCCGAGGTGTACGACCGGTTCATCCGGCTCAACGCCGCGGAGCCGTACCGGTTGAAGTGCAGCTACATCCGCGCCCGGCTGACGGCGACCCGCGACCGGCTGGCCACCGGCGGGGCGCACACTCCCGGCCGCGACTACCTCAGCCCGCGCGAGCTGCTCGACGACCTGACCATGATGCACCGGTCGCTGGCGCAGAACCGGGGCGAGCTGGTCGCCGACGGGCCGCTGCGGCGCGCGATCCGGGTGGCGGCGGCGGTCGGGATGTCGCTCGCGACGCTCGACATCCGCGAGCACGCCGAGCGCCACCACGCCGCGCTGGGCGCGCTCTACGATCGGCTGGGCGAGCTGGAGCGCCCGTACGCCGAGCTCGACCGCGCCGAGCGGATCGCGCTGCTGTCGCGCGAGCTGGCGGGACGCCGGCCGCTGTCCGGCGCGGCGGCGTACGTCCTGGCGGCGCCCGTCCTGGCCGACCCGACGGGCGCGGGCGTGCTGGAGTTGTTCAGCACGATCCGCGTCGCGCTGGACCGGTTCGGCGGGGACGTCATCGAGAGCTACATCGTGTCGATGACCCGCGACGTCGACGACATCCTCGCCGTCGTCGTGCTCGCCCGGGAGGCCGGCCTCGTCGAGATCGGCCCGGGCACCGCCCCGGACGGCGTGAGCGCGCGGGCGCGGATCGGGTTCGTGCCGCTGTTCGAGACGGTCGCCGAGCTGCGCGCCGCCGGGCGCCTGCTCGACGGGATGCTCGCCGATCCGTCCTACCGGGCGGTGGTCGCCGCGCGCGGCAACCTCCAGGAGATCATGCTCGGCTACTCCGACTCGTCCAAGGACGCCGGCATCACCGCGTCCCAGTGGGAGATCCACCGGGCGCAGCGGGAGCTGCGCGACGTCGCCCGCCGGCACGGCGTCGTGCTGCGGCTGTTCCACGGCCGCGGCGGCTCCGTCGGCCGCGGCGGCGGGCCGACCGGCGAGGCGATCCTCGCCCAGCCGTTCGGCACCCTCGACGGCCCGATCAAGGTGACCGAGCAGGGCGAGGTGATCTCGGACAAGTACACGCTCCCCCAGCTGGCCCGGCACAATCTGGAGATCGCGCTGGCCGCCGTGCTGGAGGCGTCGATCCTGCACCGCGAGTCCCGGCAGCCCGCGAACGTGCTGGCCGAGTGGGACCGGACGATGGAGGCGGTCGCCGAGTCCGCGCGCGGCGCCTACCGGAGCCTGGTGGCCGACCCTTCCCTGGTGCCGTTCTTCCTGGCGGCGACGCCGGTCGACGAACTTGGCAACCTCAACATCGGCTCCCGGCCGTCGCGGCGGCCCGGCGGCGCCGGCGGCCTCGACGACCTGCGTGCGATCCCGTGGGTGTTCGGCTGGACCCAGTCGAGGATCATCCTGCCCGGCTGGTTCGGGGTCGGAACCGGGCTGGCCGCCGCCCGGGCGGCGGGCGCGGGCGAAACGCTCGCCGAGATGTACCGGTCGTGGCACTTCTTCCGCACGTTCCTGTCCAACGTCTCGATGACGCTCGCGAAGACCGACCTGCGCATCGCGGCCGACTACGTCGGCACGCTCGTCCCGCCCGAGCAGGCCGGCCTGTTCGAGGTGATCCGCGCCGAGCACGAGCGGACCGTCACCGAGGTGCTCGCCGTCACCGGCACGTCGACGCTGCTGGAGCACACGCCGGTGCTCCAGCAGACGCTGGAGGTGCGCGACCTGTACCTCGCCCCGCTGCACGCCCTGCAGGTATCCCTGCTCGCCCGCTCCCGCGCCGACGCGCAGGCCGATCCGGCCGGCGAGATCGACCCGCGCCTGCGCCGGGCACTGCTGCTGACCATCAACGGCATCGCCGCGGGCCTGCGCAACACGGGCTGA
- a CDS encoding glycosyltransferase, with product MQPLSVVIVHRDQPERLVDTIDAFRAQDIPVTITIVDNGSVVVPPVEAADVAVVLAGGNLGFGPAANVGYRAFLADKDAGEWVVLAPHDALPEPTCLSHMLGVLAQRPRAGLACADVGDGMTPVIDPYFGGILVPASVDDGWETVGHPHGTLMLARRACLDEVGIFDERYFAYCEEADLALRAKAAGWESGLVRGAMVKNPYVGSASAAIDYLQLRNTLLLVREHSGRYHAFIRFCVALWHLSSGVVVPARRGPYWNLEGRLRGLLDFLRGRLGPPPPHLLVKR from the coding sequence GTGCAGCCTCTCTCGGTCGTCATCGTCCACCGCGACCAGCCGGAAAGACTCGTCGACACGATCGACGCGTTCCGCGCGCAGGACATTCCTGTCACGATCACGATCGTCGACAACGGGTCAGTCGTCGTCCCTCCGGTGGAGGCAGCCGACGTCGCGGTCGTGCTCGCCGGCGGCAACCTGGGGTTCGGCCCGGCGGCCAACGTGGGCTACCGCGCGTTCCTCGCCGACAAGGACGCGGGCGAGTGGGTGGTGCTCGCGCCGCACGACGCGCTTCCCGAGCCCACCTGCCTGAGCCACATGCTGGGCGTGCTCGCGCAGCGGCCACGAGCAGGGTTGGCGTGCGCCGACGTCGGCGACGGGATGACGCCGGTCATCGACCCCTACTTCGGCGGGATCCTCGTGCCCGCCAGCGTCGACGACGGCTGGGAGACGGTCGGCCACCCGCACGGCACGTTGATGCTCGCCCGGCGCGCCTGCCTCGACGAGGTCGGGATCTTCGACGAGCGCTACTTCGCCTACTGCGAGGAGGCCGACCTCGCGCTGCGGGCGAAGGCGGCCGGCTGGGAGTCCGGACTCGTGCGGGGCGCGATGGTCAAGAACCCGTACGTCGGCTCGGCCTCCGCGGCCATCGACTACCTGCAGCTTCGCAACACCCTGCTGCTCGTTCGGGAGCACTCCGGCCGCTACCACGCGTTCATTCGTTTCTGTGTCGCGTTGTGGCACCTCTCGTCGGGGGTGGTCGTGCCGGCCAGGCGCGGCCCGTACTGGAATCTCGAAGGACGCCTGCGCGGGCTTCTCGACTTTCTCCGTGGACGTCTCGGCCCGCCGCCGCCCCACCTGCTCGTCAAGCGCTGA
- a CDS encoding SGNH/GDSL hydrolase family protein, with amino-acid sequence MRYVAIGDSFTEGVGDELDDGGPRGWADLVAAGLAAHHHPAQVWYANLAIRGRLLEPIVHGQLDAALALDPAPTILTLNGGGNDMMRPGADVARLSALTAEAVDRCLEAGVTPVVLAGADPSNRLPFGRTLHRRAAELTDAAAEIARARGALFVNVFADTEIREARYWSEDRLHLNSLGHHRAARLVLAALGVEVPESLPADGALTRSGRLADAGYYWRHVRPWVARRLTGRSSGDGRDAKHQAWALVPPPPPSSPPLTDAPGPEAG; translated from the coding sequence GTGCGCTACGTCGCGATCGGGGACAGCTTCACCGAGGGCGTCGGCGACGAGCTGGACGACGGCGGTCCTCGCGGCTGGGCCGATCTCGTGGCGGCCGGGCTCGCCGCGCACCACCACCCGGCGCAGGTCTGGTACGCGAACCTCGCCATCCGCGGCCGGCTGCTCGAACCGATCGTCCACGGGCAGCTCGACGCCGCCCTCGCCCTCGACCCGGCTCCGACGATCCTGACGCTCAACGGCGGCGGAAACGACATGATGCGCCCCGGCGCCGACGTCGCCCGCCTGAGCGCCCTGACCGCCGAGGCCGTCGACCGGTGCCTGGAGGCGGGCGTCACGCCGGTCGTGCTCGCCGGCGCCGACCCGTCCAACCGGCTCCCCTTCGGCCGGACGCTGCACCGGCGCGCCGCCGAGCTGACCGACGCGGCCGCCGAGATCGCCCGCGCCCGCGGCGCGCTGTTCGTCAACGTCTTCGCCGACACGGAGATCCGCGAGGCGCGCTACTGGTCCGAGGACCGGCTTCATCTCAACTCGCTCGGTCACCACCGGGCCGCGCGCCTCGTCCTGGCCGCCCTCGGCGTCGAGGTGCCCGAGTCGCTGCCGGCCGACGGCGCACTGACCCGATCCGGCCGTCTCGCCGACGCCGGCTACTACTGGCGCCACGTCCGCCCCTGGGTGGCGCGACGCCTCACCGGCCGCTCCTCCGGCGACGGCCGGGACGCGAAGCACCAGGCGTGGGCCCTGGTGCCACCCCCGCCTCCGTCCTCGCCCCCGCTGACGGACGCCCCGGGGCCTGAGGCTGGCTGA
- a CDS encoding EAL domain-containing protein, translated as MPKTAFGPPVTVLEPDKSVSVLLDVVRRHMHMDVVLLGMWEGDLLVIQVVSGDGVSFGLAPGVTLDLGEEVRSESQTGDTISGDTRYVSDAISRIAEELGIGSYITIRTLDADGQPYGLLSCLAHQPRPRLHERDRAFMVLAVEFLRDEVIDLKRVWEARSRVSRAVCAVLDAGGPTVVFQPIVRLATGAVVGVEALSRFPVQCDDRPCNTEDWFAAAKVVDLGTNLEMAAIHRALRVLPELPAEVTLAVNASPSVVVEGLPGVVCSLPDRGRLVVEITEHENCVACPGFLAAVGCLRDHGVRIAVDDTGAGYSGLDQLLQLRPDIIKVDYVIIRGMDHDPARRTIAVGLVRLTEEIGGTVIAEGIETTAERKAAITAGIPYGQGYLLGKPTASASAACVPYATRTS; from the coding sequence ATGCCAAAAACGGCCTTCGGGCCGCCTGTGACGGTGCTGGAACCGGACAAAAGTGTGTCAGTCCTCCTTGACGTGGTTCGCCGCCATATGCACATGGACGTGGTGCTGCTCGGCATGTGGGAGGGCGATCTGCTCGTGATCCAGGTCGTCAGTGGAGATGGTGTCAGTTTCGGCTTAGCACCCGGCGTGACTCTCGATCTCGGCGAGGAGGTTCGCAGCGAGTCACAAACAGGGGACACCATTTCCGGAGACACCCGTTATGTCAGCGACGCAATATCGCGGATCGCTGAGGAGCTTGGAATCGGCTCTTACATCACGATACGCACGCTTGACGCCGATGGTCAGCCTTATGGGCTGCTCAGCTGCCTCGCCCACCAACCGCGCCCTCGACTACACGAACGCGATCGCGCATTCATGGTCCTCGCGGTTGAGTTCCTGCGCGACGAGGTCATCGACCTGAAGCGCGTGTGGGAGGCGAGAAGCCGAGTGTCGCGGGCGGTCTGCGCGGTCCTCGATGCCGGCGGTCCGACGGTCGTATTCCAGCCGATCGTCCGGTTGGCGACCGGCGCCGTGGTCGGGGTAGAGGCGCTGTCGCGTTTTCCCGTCCAGTGCGATGACCGGCCCTGCAACACCGAGGACTGGTTCGCCGCCGCCAAGGTGGTCGACCTGGGCACCAACCTGGAGATGGCCGCGATCCACCGAGCCCTACGGGTGCTGCCGGAGCTTCCCGCGGAGGTGACGCTCGCGGTCAACGCCTCTCCCAGCGTGGTTGTCGAGGGGCTGCCTGGGGTCGTCTGCTCCCTGCCCGATCGCGGCCGCCTCGTCGTGGAAATCACCGAACACGAGAACTGCGTCGCCTGCCCCGGCTTCCTAGCTGCGGTCGGGTGCCTACGTGATCACGGAGTGCGCATCGCCGTCGACGACACGGGTGCCGGATACTCCGGCCTGGATCAACTCCTACAACTGCGGCCAGACATCATCAAGGTCGACTACGTCATCATCCGCGGCATGGATCACGACCCGGCCCGCCGCACGATCGCCGTCGGTCTGGTCCGACTGACCGAGGAAATCGGCGGAACGGTCATCGCAGAAGGCATCGAAACCACCGCCGAACGCAAAGCCGCGATCACAGCCGGCATCCCCTACGGCCAGGGCTACCTTCTCGGTAAGCCCACAGCCTCGGCATCGGCGGCCTGCGTCCCCTACGCAACCAGAACGTCGTAG
- a CDS encoding antibiotic biosynthesis monooxygenase family protein, giving the protein MVIVAGQIFVDPAEREHYLAGCVDAIEQARQAPGCLDYALSADLIDATRINIFERWETLEAVQAFRGSGPSEEQGAAMLAASVAEYDVANVRSLT; this is encoded by the coding sequence ATGGTGATCGTCGCGGGACAGATCTTCGTCGACCCTGCCGAGCGAGAGCACTACCTCGCCGGCTGCGTCGACGCCATCGAGCAGGCACGACAGGCGCCGGGCTGTCTTGACTACGCCCTGAGCGCCGACCTGATCGACGCGACACGGATCAACATCTTCGAGCGTTGGGAGACTCTGGAAGCCGTCCAGGCCTTCCGCGGCAGCGGCCCGAGCGAGGAGCAGGGCGCCGCCATGCTCGCGGCATCTGTGGCCGAGTACGACGTTGCGAATGTTCGCTCACTGACCTGA
- a CDS encoding recombinase family protein — MSRYHRDGRDAIERQRIDLTRKLDVAGCWTIIGEYVDNDSGSASAARNRKGWHALNTAIDADQATAVGFWRLDRTNRITARSIE; from the coding sequence TTGTCGCGGTATCACCGTGATGGGCGGGATGCGATCGAGCGGCAGCGGATCGACCTGACGCGCAAGCTCGACGTCGCGGGCTGTTGGACGATCATCGGTGAGTACGTCGACAACGACTCCGGCAGCGCCTCGGCCGCCCGCAACCGCAAAGGCTGGCACGCGCTGAACACGGCGATCGACGCCGACCAGGCCACCGCGGTCGGGTTCTGGAGGCTGGACCGAACCAACCGGATCACGGCGCGGTCTATCGAGTGA
- a CDS encoding toll/interleukin-1 receptor domain-containing protein, whose translation MRAVLTSQGWDFFVSYTRDNQAWAEWVAWQLEDAGYRVLIQAWDFVAGTNWQFRMDEGVQHSERTIAILSAAYLNSVYGRQEWQAVQAADPNGFARKLLPIRVEDCRRPGLLGAVVSIDLFDRSADDARGYLLDQIRGTIAGRVKPAAAPAFPVPARDAPPIDEPAFPPPTPQAPAQPLAMPRRVRQPLTGHTGVVWSVAFAADGHALATGSGDGTVRLWDVADPTRPRQIGQPLASHTRAVYSVAFAADGHALATGSGDGTVRLWDVADPTRPRQIGQPLTGHPNGVRSVAFTADGNTLATGSEDGTVRLWDVADSIRPRQIGQPLSGHASAVYSVAFTADGNTLATGSEDGTVRLWDVADSTRPRQIGQPLTGFISGVRSVAFATDGHALATGSWDGTVQLWDVADATRPRRIGQPPASHTGAVYSVAFTADGHALATGSGDGTVRLWDVADPTRPRQIGQPPASHTGAVYSVAFTADGHILATGGGDRTALLWQMY comes from the coding sequence ATGCGGGCCGTGCTGACGTCGCAGGGGTGGGACTTTTTCGTCTCCTATACTCGCGATAACCAGGCCTGGGCTGAGTGGGTGGCCTGGCAGTTGGAGGACGCCGGGTACCGAGTCCTGATCCAGGCATGGGACTTCGTTGCTGGCACGAACTGGCAGTTCCGCATGGACGAAGGCGTTCAACACTCGGAACGGACCATTGCGATCCTGTCCGCCGCCTACCTTAATTCGGTCTACGGCCGCCAGGAATGGCAGGCCGTGCAGGCCGCTGACCCCAATGGTTTCGCCCGCAAACTCCTCCCGATCCGTGTCGAGGACTGCCGTCGCCCGGGTCTTCTCGGCGCAGTCGTGTCCATCGACCTGTTCGACCGGTCCGCCGACGATGCCCGCGGCTACTTGCTCGACCAGATCCGCGGGACCATCGCCGGCCGAGTCAAACCCGCTGCTGCCCCCGCCTTCCCCGTGCCCGCACGGGATGCTCCACCCATCGACGAACCCGCGTTTCCCCCTCCTACCCCGCAGGCGCCCGCCCAGCCACTGGCCATGCCCAGGCGGGTCCGCCAACCTCTCACTGGCCACACCGGCGTCGTATGGTCGGTGGCGTTCGCGGCTGACGGACACGCCCTCGCCACCGGCAGTGGGGACGGCACGGTGCGGCTGTGGGACGTGGCTGATCCCACCCGCCCCCGGCAGATCGGCCAACCCCTCGCCAGCCACACCCGCGCTGTGTATTCGGTGGCGTTCGCGGCCGACGGACACGCCCTCGCCACCGGCAGTGGGGACGGCACGGTGCGGCTGTGGGACGTGGCTGATCCCACCCGCCCCCGGCAGATCGGCCAACCCCTGACTGGCCACCCCAATGGTGTGCGGTCGGTGGCGTTCACGGCCGACGGAAACACGCTCGCCACCGGCAGCGAGGATGGCACAGTGCGGCTGTGGGACGTGGCTGACTCCATCCGCCCCCGGCAGATCGGCCAACCCCTGAGCGGCCACGCCAGCGCTGTGTATTCGGTGGCGTTCACGGCCGACGGAAACACGCTCGCCACGGGCAGCGAGGATGGCACAGTGCGGCTGTGGGACGTGGCTGACTCCACCCGCCCCCGGCAGATCGGCCAACCCCTGACTGGCTTCATCAGCGGCGTGCGGTCGGTGGCGTTCGCGACCGACGGACACGCCCTCGCCACCGGCAGCTGGGACGGCACGGTGCAGTTGTGGGACGTGGCTGATGCCACCCGCCCCCGGCGGATCGGCCAACCCCCCGCCAGCCACACCGGCGCCGTGTATTCGGTGGCGTTCACGGCCGACGGACACGCCCTCGCCACCGGCAGTGGGGACGGCACGGTGCGGCTGTGGGACGTGGCTGATCCCACCCGCCCCCGGCAGATCGGCCAACCCCCCGCCAGCCACACCGGCGCCGTGTATTCGGTGGCGTTCACGGCCGACGGACACATCCTCGCCACCGGCGGCGGGGACCGCACGGCGCTGCTCTGGCAGATGTACTGA